The Vibrio crassostreae genomic interval TTGTCGATGGATAAGAAAAAAGCCCTAAAGAAAATTGCCAAGTGTCTTGAGCTTGGAAATTCTGCGAACGTCAATGAAGCTGCCAATGCGATAAAAATGGCGCATAACTTGATGCTGAAATATGGTCTCGAAAAAGACGATATTGAATTTATCAAGATGGGGAAAACTCAGTCCAGTCACCTGTTACCTGCAAATATCAGTTCTACACTGCTGCGCGTTATTCGCGGTATCAACACCAAGTTTGGCGTAGAAGCCGTGTTACTGAATCACAAAGGCCTCAAGCGCGTTGAATTCATTGGTGAAGCCGACCGCGCGATCTTCGCAGCCTTCGCTTTCGATATCATTTATCGCGAGCTGAATGAACACACCGGCCAATTCAGAAATAGCTTTGCTGGCTCTGGCACAGGATCATTAGAAGTAACACGCCGCGTGAACTCGTTTGTTTCAGGCTGGGTTGAAGGTGCACTTGAAAAGCTGCCAACCATTACTCCAGACGACGAATCAAACAACAAGATCAATAACTACATTGATAAAGAATTCAAAAATATCGACCGTGAAACGTTCAAACAGCAACTGAGAGAAGCGATGAAAAACCTCACCGCCGATTATGAAGTTGGTTTGAAGAAAGGTCGTAAATTGTCTGTTAATCGACCAGTTGGCGGTACCCAGGCAGCTAAAAAGATAACTAAATCATAGAGCCACTTTACATTACTTCGGCGTATTGATAAAAACCATCAATAAGATTTACAGGACTATGTTTGTCACTCGGATTCATTCGTTTGATAGAAGTACATGATGGAGAAAATACGTTGAAAAAAATCACACTAGCCCTAGCGCTTACTATCGCTTTAACGGGTTGTCAGGCAACTCAACGCCAAAACGCGACAACTGGCGAATCTGAGACTAACTCTGCAACTCAAGGCGCTCTAATTGGTGCACTTGCTGGTGCCGTTGCTGGTGCAGCTACCGGTGACTCTAAAGACCGTGGTAAACGTGCACTTATTGGTGCGGCAGGTGGTGCGGCTGTTGGTGGTGGTATTGGTTACTATTTTGACCGACAAGAAGCAGCCCTTCGTGAAGAACTAATGAACTCTGGCGTTCAAGTAGAACGTGTTGGTGAGAATCAACTTCTACTTCGTCTGGAAAACGGCATTGGTTTTGATTCTGGTTCTTACGCTTTAGAATCAAGCATTCACAACACACTTCGCGGCGTTGCGCGCATCCTAGTTGAATACCCAGACACAAGCCTAGTGATCGAAGGTCACACGGACAGCACTGGCAGTGAGTCGACTAACCAAATCCTTTCTGAGCGTCGTGCTGAA includes:
- a CDS encoding DUF2786 domain-containing protein; the protein is MDKKKALKKIAKCLELGNSANVNEAANAIKMAHNLMLKYGLEKDDIEFIKMGKTQSSHLLPANISSTLLRVIRGINTKFGVEAVLLNHKGLKRVEFIGEADRAIFAAFAFDIIYRELNEHTGQFRNSFAGSGTGSLEVTRRVNSFVSGWVEGALEKLPTITPDDESNNKINNYIDKEFKNIDRETFKQQLREAMKNLTADYEVGLKKGRKLSVNRPVGGTQAAKKITKS
- a CDS encoding OmpA family protein; this encodes MKKITLALALTIALTGCQATQRQNATTGESETNSATQGALIGALAGAVAGAATGDSKDRGKRALIGAAGGAAVGGGIGYYFDRQEAALREELMNSGVQVERVGENQLLLRLENGIGFDSGSYALESSIHNTLRGVARILVEYPDTSLVIEGHTDSTGSESTNQILSERRAESVRAFLISQDVAAGRAIARGNGERYPLCDNNTSQGRACNRRVEIQILPLK